In Mycoavidus cysteinexigens, a genomic segment contains:
- a CDS encoding tyrosine-type recombinase/integrase: MSQTESNLPPRMRARVQRSGQTYYYYDTGHSSRQEIALGADYLEALQKWSELDSQNQSEDRVMVTFRHAAQRYRQDVIPTKAPRTQKDNLAELVKLLEFFDNPPALIDEIRPIHIRQFLDWRVKETVRKLKEAGKAVKGTEGQIRANREKSLFSHIWNKAREWGYTDQPNPCLGIKGYREEGRSVYIEDSEYGAIYTKARQPLRDAMDLAYLTGQRPSDILKMTEQDIKEGCLLVQQNKTKTKLRIAITGHLEKTLERILKRKAGHNTGYSDLVVNELGERIALKTLQAMFAQARAKAGLCKAEYQFRDLRAKAGTDKAELSGDIRRAQKQLGHTSIKMTEHYVRNRRGEKVEPTK, from the coding sequence ATGAGCCAAACCGAGTCTAATTTACCGCCGCGGATGCGGGCGAGGGTACAGCGTAGTGGCCAAACCTATTATTACTACGACACGGGCCATTCCTCGAGACAGGAGATCGCGCTGGGTGCAGATTATCTAGAAGCGCTGCAAAAGTGGAGTGAGCTGGATAGTCAAAACCAGTCGGAGGATCGAGTCATGGTGACGTTTCGCCATGCGGCACAACGGTATAGACAGGACGTAATCCCAACGAAGGCCCCTCGCACGCAGAAAGATAATTTGGCGGAGTTGGTTAAATTGCTGGAATTTTTTGATAATCCGCCCGCGTTAATAGATGAGATCAGGCCGATCCATATTCGTCAGTTTTTAGATTGGCGCGTGAAAGAAACCGTGAGAAAGCTGAAAGAGGCTGGCAAGGCAGTGAAGGGCACGGAAGGTCAGATCCGAGCGAATCGAGAGAAGTCATTGTTCTCGCATATCTGGAACAAAGCCAGAGAATGGGGGTATACGGATCAGCCGAATCCTTGTTTAGGGATCAAGGGTTACCGAGAAGAGGGGCGTAGTGTCTACATCGAAGACAGTGAATATGGCGCGATTTATACGAAAGCGCGGCAACCGTTACGGGATGCGATGGATTTAGCGTATCTGACGGGTCAGCGCCCCTCGGATATTCTAAAGATGACAGAGCAGGATATCAAAGAAGGCTGTCTACTGGTGCAGCAAAACAAGACGAAGACGAAACTGAGAATAGCGATCACCGGTCATTTAGAAAAGACGCTGGAGCGCATATTAAAGAGAAAGGCTGGGCATAACACTGGCTATTCTGATCTCGTGGTGAATGAGTTAGGAGAGCGCATTGCGTTAAAAACGTTGCAAGCGATGTTTGCGCAAGCGCGGGCAAAGGCAGGCTTATGCAAAGCAGAGTATCAGTTCCGAGATTTAAGAGCGAAAGCGGGCACGGATAAGGCGGAGCTATCGGGGGATATTCGTCGAGCGCAAAAGCAGTTGGGGCATACGAGTATCAAGATGACGGAGCACTATGTTCGTAATCGCCGAGGCGAGAAAGTGGAGCCGACGAAATAA
- a CDS encoding pentapeptide repeat-containing protein, translated as MLNSISSSTSLHYPATQKSTESRFLSLPVEIREEIEKLLDFSCRQALFKALTTVTRNGEPIEAPALKLHLIKDRIQSQYQGALMSSDVELKKFALSQLQKLSDAGQLDQVVEKLALFELVCLVNDPGVFKFLQERVQQDAQLKEKLLNWVERSKTEEVQPIAANALTLLVKAGVQFNHKDLKRIRVPGADLSYGVFDSAQLQGADLTGVKFRASWLRQANLSGAQMGGVNFGEWSYLQEESYVKSCAYSPDGKAFAVSLENGRISVYETSSWEKIRTLQGHVSNVMSVAYSPNGQQIASGGYDQTVRLWDAHSGEAVHTLQGHTSSVTSVVYSPSGHQIASGSWDNTVRLWDAHSGEAGHILQGHTSRVTSVVYSPSGQQIASGGDSTVRLWDAHSGEAVHTLQGHTYGVFSVAYSPSGHQIASGSADKTVRLWDAHSGESVHTLQGHTDAVMNVVYSPSGHQIASGGYDNTIRLWDALSGEAVHILQGHTAYVLSVVYSPSGHQIASGGWDKTVRLWDAHSGETARTLQVHTGSVRSAAYSLSGQQIASGSDDKTVRLWDAHSGEAGHTLQGHTNSVSSVVYSLSGQQIASGSWDNTVRLWDAHSGEAGLTLQGHTDRVTSVVYSPSGHQIASGSWDNTVRLWDAYSGEAVHILQGHTDRFTSVVYSPSGHQIASGSGSTVRLWDAHSGEAVHTLQGHTGFVNSVVYSPSGHQIASGSGSTVRLWDAHSGEAVHTLQGHTGSVNSVVYSPSGHQIASGSSDKTVRLWDIVSGECLKVIQVFMGAVFSVAWKTTDNTQYLVSGSADKSVRQWEVEKDAEGYKVKLIWSSKHEVLSLTDTLIDDIQELSEVNERLLKQRGTLERKIA; from the coding sequence ATGTTGAACTCTATTTCAAGCTCTACCAGCCTGCATTATCCTGCAACACAAAAATCTACAGAATCTCGTTTTCTCTCGCTTCCTGTGGAAATCCGAGAAGAAATAGAAAAGCTACTGGATTTTTCGTGTCGCCAGGCTTTGTTTAAAGCACTGACTACGGTAACTCGCAATGGCGAACCTATAGAAGCACCTGCTCTGAAATTACACTTAATCAAAGATAGGATTCAATCTCAATATCAAGGGGCTTTAATGAGCTCGGATGTAGAGTTAAAGAAGTTTGCATTAAGTCAATTGCAAAAATTATCGGACGCAGGGCAACTCGATCAGGTTGTGGAGAAATTAGCCCTTTTTGAGTTGGTATGCCTTGTTAATGATCCGGGGGTTTTTAAATTCTTACAAGAAAGAGTACAACAAGATGCACAGCTAAAAGAGAAATTATTGAATTGGGTGGAAAGGTCGAAAACAGAAGAAGTGCAGCCTATAGCAGCTAACGCGTTGACATTATTAGTGAAAGCTGGCGTGCAATTCAATCATAAGGACCTCAAAAGGATACGCGTGCCTGGTGCAGATTTAAGTTACGGCGTATTCGATTCAGCACAGTTGCAAGGAGCGGATTTGACCGGAGTCAAATTTCGGGCGAGTTGGCTGCGCCAGGCGAATTTAAGCGGTGCGCAGATGGGTGGTGTGAATTTTGGTGAATGGTCTTATCTCCAGGAAGAGAGTTATGTAAAATCGTGCGCGTATTCCCCGGATGGGAAAGCGTTTGCGGTGAGCCTAGAAAACGGTAGGATCAGCGTCTATGAAACCTCGAGCTGGGAGAAAATCCGCACCTTACAAGGGCATGTCTCCAATGTTATGAGCGTGGCGTATTCACCGAATGGTCAGCAGATCGCCTCGGGGGGTTATGACCAAACGGTTCGTCTGTGGGACGCACACAGCGGGGAGGCCGTTCACACCTTACAAGGGCATACCTCCTCTGTTACTAGCGTAGTGTATTCGCCGAGCGGTCATCAGATCGCCTCAGGAAGTTGGGACAATACGGTTCGTCTATGGGACGCGCACAGCGGAGAGGCCGGCCATATCTTACAAGGGCATACTAGTAGAGTTACTAGCGTGGTGTATTCGCCGAGCGGTCAGCAAATTGCCTCGGGTGGTGACAGTACGGTTCGTCTGTGGGATGCACACAGCGGGGAGGCCGTTCACACCTTACAAGGGCACACCTACGGGGTTTTTAGCGTGGCGTATTCGCCGAGCGGTCATCAGATCGCCTCGGGCAGTGCTGACAAGACGGTTCGTCTGTGGGACGCGCACAGTGGGGAGTCTGTCCACACCTTACAAGGGCATACCGATGCTGTTATGAACGTAGTGTATTCGCCGAGCGGTCATCAGATCGCCTCGGGGGGGTATGACAATACGATTCGTCTGTGGGACGCACTCAGCGGGGAGGCCGTTCACATCTTACAAGGGCATACCGCGTATGTTTTGAGCGTAGTGTATTCGCCGAGCGGTCATCAGATCGCCTCGGGGGGGTGGGACAAGACGGTTCGTCTGTGGGACGCGCACAGCGGGGAGACCGCCCGCACCTTACAGGTGCATACCGGCTCTGTTAGGAGCGCGGCGTATTCGCTCAGCGGTCAACAGATCGCCTCGGGCAGTGATGACAAGACGGTTCGTCTGTGGGACGCGCACAGTGGAGAGGCCGGCCACACCTTACAAGGGCATACCAACTCTGTTAGCAGCGTGGTGTATTCGCTCAGCGGTCAACAGATCGCCTCGGGCAGTTGGGACAATACGGTTCGTCTGTGGGACGCGCACAGTGGGGAAGCTGGCCTCACCTTACAAGGGCATACCGACAGGGTTACTAGCGTAGTGTATTCGCCGAGCGGTCATCAGATCGCCTCGGGAAGTTGGGACAATACGGTTCGTCTGTGGGACGCATACAGCGGGGAGGCAGTCCACATCTTACAAGGGCATACCGACAGGTTTACTAGCGTAGTGTATTCGCCGAGCGGTCATCAGATCGCCTCGGGTAGTGGCAGTACGGTTCGTCTGTGGGACGCGCACAGCGGGGAGGCCGTCCATACCTTACAAGGGCATACCGGCTTTGTTAATAGCGTGGTGTATTCGCCGAGCGGTCATCAGATCGCCTCGGGTAGTGGCAGTACGGTTCGTCTGTGGGACGCGCACAGCGGGGAGGCCGTCCATACCTTACAAGGGCATACCGGCTCTGTTAATAGCGTGGTGTATTCGCCGAGTGGTCATCAGATCGCCTCGGGCAGTTCTGACAAGACTGTTCGTTTGTGGGACATCGTTTCGGGTGAGTGTCTCAAAGTGATTCAAGTGTTTATGGGCGCGGTCTTTAGTGTGGCCTGGAAAACGACGGACAACACGCAGTATTTAGTGAGTGGCAGTGCAGATAAGTCGGTGCGTCAGTGGGAGGTCGAAAAAGACGCAGAAGGCTATAAGGTGAAACTAATTTGGAGCTCCAAGCATGAGGTACTAAGCTTGACAGATACGTTAATAGATGACATACAAGAGTTAAGCGAGGTTAATGAGCGCTTACTCAAGCAGAGGGGCACACTAGAAAGAAAAATAGCGTGA
- a CDS encoding holin has protein sequence MNLHEHDRMLAILATMGAVLGIGKLLDGGEKITARLIIGRMIVGAGLSVAASSVLTLLPELPAIAITGLGAAFGILGQSYLELAVQRWLGKRNHAE, from the coding sequence ATGAATCTTCACGAACATGACCGAATGCTTGCCATATTGGCTACGATGGGTGCTGTGCTTGGAATTGGTAAATTGCTCGATGGCGGCGAGAAAATCACCGCTCGGCTCATTATCGGGCGCATGATTGTAGGGGCCGGCTTAAGCGTCGCCGCGAGTTCCGTCCTTACGCTCTTGCCTGAATTGCCTGCGATTGCGATTACGGGCCTGGGTGCAGCTTTCGGCATTCTCGGCCAGTCTTATCTGGAACTAGCTGTACAACGCTGGTTGGGAAAACGCAATCATGCTGAATAG
- a CDS encoding glycoside hydrolase family protein has translation MTDTFDRATLVSELKRDEGERFKPYFDTVGKITIGVGRNLTDGGISQSECEILLHNDIARTLRWLDRHLPWWRTLDAVRQRVLIHMAFNLGGNLLTFVNTLNAMQRNNYAAAANEMLASKWANQVGQRALRLANRMRTGKI, from the coding sequence ATGACCGACACCTTTGACAGGGCCACACTCGTTTCAGAGCTTAAACGCGATGAAGGCGAACGCTTTAAACCCTACTTCGATACCGTCGGCAAAATCACCATCGGCGTCGGGCGCAATTTGACGGATGGGGGCATCTCTCAGAGCGAATGCGAGATCCTTTTGCACAACGATATTGCGCGAACGCTTAGATGGCTGGATCGGCATTTACCCTGGTGGAGGACCTTGGATGCAGTACGGCAACGCGTATTGATCCATATGGCCTTTAACTTGGGTGGCAATCTCCTCACCTTTGTTAATACTCTTAACGCCATGCAACGCAACAACTACGCAGCCGCGGCGAATGAGATGCTCGCTTCCAAATGGGCGAATCAAGTCGGCCAACGAGCGCTACGCCTCGCCAATAGGATGCGCACCGGAAAAATTTAA
- a CDS encoding tail fiber assembly protein, producing the protein MTFYYSKSEPGFYCVGIHGDNIPKDAVSITQEEHTALLNAQSKGKWIQSNENGYPVAVDPPPLTPEEWADINLRCRQARLSQAALKVAPLQDAVDLNIATDDEKQLLKEWKLYRVALNRIEQHSSLSAEIEWPKPPDEN; encoded by the coding sequence ATGACTTTTTATTATTCAAAATCAGAACCCGGATTTTACTGCGTCGGGATACATGGCGATAACATCCCTAAAGATGCTGTCTCTATTACTCAAGAAGAGCACACCGCATTGCTCAATGCCCAATCCAAAGGCAAATGGATCCAGTCTAATGAGAACGGCTACCCCGTGGCTGTTGACCCGCCTCCACTTACCCCTGAGGAGTGGGCCGACATTAATTTACGCTGTCGACAGGCTCGGTTGAGTCAAGCGGCTTTAAAAGTCGCTCCTTTACAGGATGCCGTAGACCTCAACATCGCCACGGATGACGAAAAACAGCTTCTCAAAGAATGGAAACTTTATCGAGTTGCTCTCAACCGCATTGAGCAGCACTCTAGCCTTTCCGCCGAGATCGAATGGCCTAAACCGCCGGATGAGAATTGA
- a CDS encoding DUF4224 domain-containing protein codes for MSEVFLTEAQVDELTGIRRGKTLEAGTAYARKASKYERQEAYLKEQEIVFFMNQRGRPIVTRAAVEGRSEEVKAKSWQPKLAGQVKDEPNRV; via the coding sequence ATGAGTGAAGTTTTTTTGACCGAAGCGCAAGTGGATGAGCTGACAGGGATCAGGCGGGGCAAGACGCTGGAAGCGGGAACCGCATATGCCCGCAAGGCGAGTAAATACGAAAGGCAGGAAGCCTATTTAAAAGAGCAGGAGATCGTATTTTTTATGAACCAGCGAGGTCGGCCGATTGTGACGCGTGCCGCGGTAGAGGGTCGGTCAGAAGAAGTGAAAGCGAAAAGTTGGCAACCAAAGTTAGCGGGTCAGGTAAAAGATGAGCCAAACCGAGTCTAA
- a CDS encoding NACHT domain-containing protein: MFNLNALRGIGSREVNTTPISVSGLSAANKLREEATRYEKQGDLEKAKDCFEGGIRKAEDVLQSTQNESDLRKIREQLAASHFYYGTFLRKDDKFGAEENYKKALEYAPYMDMKQTGARMLHQQISARYSSFLIKNESVSEGNRKQLDPTKEWVANARPSKLSLTPPQREVDVSIEEKSKQMDYLFEKALSTLGALKVANKPSLFLVYAHDNPAHGKAEASTSKYLIEKLSQIQVILYSDQTPMGQPYSSVSRDLKKDGKLEDILTNQLCLLPGRLRGDVTPVDKVTVCCSEVLGSYLKWSDYGHFYQKLREAYRKDREAYLKDSEQDSAMAIREVVREFSQEESYKAGFHHVLTEMAFLQIRAEELKDKHGIIPVALTLNSYDACLSDFVSATAVRMEDIPRFEEQAQAGREVYANQSRHGVLFKLIERLLAGSDEAQTFLNKFWQGYSDCISHLKNDSKFDGLEFTQLVDSIFDDIRKALHNELALTVQQLHQQLKHQQEKELKSKKEPLAILGESIQAEYFKDWEELGEIQDGLAMYVAPQGKLTAEATEHFDLEGKVNEFLDSDKKVLLLLGEGGSGKSTFNRYMARRLWKDYTQAENTQEKPIPLFISLATLENPGRNLIEQYLEEQGLSKPEIENLRKGGRFIFILDGYDEIAQRSRAFYADNKLERWQAKVIISSRPEYLGDHYQNKFHPIGRPGALEEYRLSSFSDASIEHYIDQYVSYTKPKWKAEDYKQLFKEIAELKELVRTPFMLKMTLEVLPSLKAEEEHSKLTRMGLYERFVENWFNRSQERLARIPLKPKEQQAFEDLDDEFTLHGLEYSQNLALAMYEEQLVSVMYSEAKDGKKGGWRAQYLGDAEEKTRLLRFNAPLIRQGDQYRFIHKSIQDYLVARGIWQEVEESAGGNAGEPVNTMKTVQALWKALNDSDRVDPEGLLNRFNLVEDAGVQRFLVERVQQNKALVKPLLAWLKGSTQTDFVSRGAANAVTILVKAGVPFTGWDLNRIRIPGADLSYGVFDSAELQGADLRKVNLRKSWLRQANLSEAKMEGVQFGEWPYIQEESRVYSSVYSPDGKTCAIGLENGKISVYGTSNWEKLRTLEGHTNGVYSVAYSLRGDQIASGSGDKTVRLWDIESGEQKQKLEGHTDVVWSVAYSPRGDQLASGSFDNTVRLWDIESGEQKQTLEGHTNRVYSVAYSPRGDQVASGGRDTTVRLWDLESGEQKQTLEGHTHGVVSVAYSPRGDQVASGSLDNTVRLWDIESGEQKQKLEGHTNVVVSVAYSPRGDQLVSGSSDNTVRLWDIESGEQKQKLEGHTHAVFSVAYSPRGDQVASGSYDNTVRLWDLESGEQKQKLEGHTDGVRSVAYSPRGDQVASGSWDNTVRLWDIESGEQKQKLEGHTDRVLSIAYSPRGDQVASGGWDNTVRLWDIESGEQKQKLEGHTDEVYSVAYSPRGDQVASGGRDTTVRLWDIESGEQKQKLEGHTDGVVSVAYSPRGDQVASGSEDNTVRLWDIESGEQKQKLEGHTDGVLSVAYSPRGDQVASGGGDTTVRLWDIESGEQKQNLEGHTHGVFSVAYSPRGDQVASGSWDNTVRLWDPQTGECQILIEDSGRIASLAWKEASGIHYLGIGSLDNSVRQWELRKEEGKYKAYFSWSTGHNFLTVRGALIEGVEGLSERNEKLLKQRGAIVDEDLWETSSEEESVVEKINKQGKKKIVFRERQIMQRTILKKGLNKARMYARSGAG; encoded by the coding sequence ATGTTTAATTTGAATGCATTGAGGGGGATTGGGAGTAGAGAGGTTAATACGACACCCATTTCAGTTTCTGGCTTGTCAGCAGCTAATAAGCTTCGAGAGGAAGCAACGCGCTATGAGAAGCAAGGAGATCTAGAGAAAGCAAAGGACTGCTTTGAAGGAGGCATTCGCAAAGCAGAAGACGTGCTGCAAAGCACTCAAAATGAGTCTGACTTAAGAAAAATAAGAGAGCAACTTGCCGCAAGCCATTTTTACTATGGCACTTTTCTACGCAAAGACGATAAATTCGGCGCTGAGGAGAATTATAAAAAGGCGTTAGAGTACGCGCCTTATATGGATATGAAGCAAACTGGCGCGCGAATGTTGCATCAACAAATAAGCGCACGGTACAGCTCATTTTTAATTAAAAATGAGAGTGTGAGCGAGGGGAATAGAAAACAACTGGATCCAACAAAAGAGTGGGTTGCAAATGCGCGGCCTTCAAAACTGAGTCTAACGCCTCCGCAACGAGAGGTTGATGTGTCTATCGAAGAAAAAAGCAAGCAGATGGATTACCTGTTTGAAAAGGCGCTATCGACGCTGGGAGCCTTAAAGGTCGCGAATAAACCCAGCCTGTTTTTAGTATATGCGCATGACAATCCAGCCCACGGAAAGGCTGAGGCCTCTACCTCTAAATATTTAATTGAAAAGCTCTCTCAAATTCAAGTGATTTTGTATTCGGATCAAACGCCGATGGGGCAACCGTATTCAAGTGTTTCGAGAGATCTGAAAAAGGACGGCAAGCTAGAAGATATTTTAACCAATCAGCTGTGTCTATTACCGGGGCGGTTGCGAGGCGATGTGACCCCGGTCGATAAGGTCACGGTGTGTTGTTCTGAGGTATTGGGAAGTTATCTAAAGTGGTCGGATTATGGCCACTTTTATCAGAAACTGCGAGAGGCGTATCGCAAAGATCGAGAAGCGTATCTGAAAGATAGTGAGCAAGATAGCGCGATGGCGATACGTGAGGTGGTCAGAGAATTCTCGCAAGAGGAAAGCTATAAGGCCGGGTTCCATCATGTATTGACAGAAATGGCATTTTTGCAAATCCGAGCAGAAGAGCTTAAAGATAAGCATGGGATTATTCCGGTTGCGTTAACCTTGAATAGCTACGATGCGTGCTTGTCAGATTTTGTTTCAGCGACAGCGGTTCGGATGGAAGACATACCGCGCTTTGAAGAACAAGCGCAAGCAGGGCGAGAAGTGTATGCGAATCAAAGTCGGCATGGGGTGCTCTTTAAGCTGATCGAGCGGCTGTTAGCGGGTAGTGACGAAGCCCAAACGTTTCTGAATAAGTTTTGGCAGGGGTACAGCGATTGTATTTCGCATTTGAAGAACGATTCAAAGTTTGATGGGCTTGAGTTTACCCAACTCGTAGACAGTATTTTCGATGATATACGGAAAGCGTTACACAACGAGCTTGCCCTTACCGTGCAGCAACTCCATCAACAATTGAAGCATCAGCAAGAAAAAGAACTGAAATCGAAGAAAGAGCCACTTGCGATTTTAGGTGAAAGTATCCAGGCAGAATATTTCAAGGACTGGGAAGAGCTTGGAGAAATCCAGGATGGTTTGGCGATGTATGTTGCACCGCAAGGTAAGCTCACAGCGGAGGCGACAGAACATTTTGATTTAGAAGGGAAGGTCAATGAGTTTTTGGATTCGGATAAAAAAGTCTTGTTGCTGTTAGGTGAGGGCGGAAGCGGAAAGTCAACATTTAACCGTTACATGGCACGTCGGTTATGGAAAGACTATACACAAGCGGAAAATACCCAAGAAAAGCCAATCCCATTATTCATATCATTGGCTACGCTAGAGAACCCTGGCAGAAATTTGATCGAACAATATCTGGAAGAACAAGGTTTATCGAAACCCGAGATAGAAAATTTACGTAAAGGTGGTCGGTTTATTTTTATTCTGGATGGGTATGACGAAATAGCGCAACGTTCACGCGCCTTCTATGCGGATAATAAACTAGAGCGTTGGCAAGCGAAAGTGATTATCAGCAGCCGGCCGGAATATTTAGGAGATCATTATCAAAATAAGTTTCATCCAATAGGCAGACCTGGCGCATTGGAAGAATATCGGTTGTCGTCGTTTTCGGATGCATCGATAGAGCACTATATTGATCAATATGTGAGTTATACGAAACCGAAGTGGAAAGCAGAGGATTACAAACAGTTATTTAAAGAAATCGCAGAGTTAAAAGAATTAGTGCGCACGCCGTTTATGTTGAAAATGACGTTAGAGGTGTTGCCGAGCCTAAAAGCGGAGGAAGAGCACTCGAAGCTGACGCGTATGGGGTTATATGAGAGGTTCGTGGAAAATTGGTTCAACCGATCACAGGAAAGGTTGGCGCGCATCCCACTCAAACCTAAGGAGCAGCAAGCGTTTGAGGATCTGGATGATGAATTTACACTGCACGGCTTGGAGTATAGTCAGAATCTGGCGTTAGCGATGTATGAAGAGCAGTTGGTGTCGGTGATGTATTCAGAAGCGAAGGATGGAAAAAAAGGGGGGTGGCGAGCGCAGTATTTAGGGGACGCAGAAGAAAAGACGCGGCTGTTGCGGTTTAATGCGCCATTAATTCGCCAAGGAGATCAATATCGGTTTATCCATAAATCGATTCAGGATTATCTGGTGGCGCGCGGCATCTGGCAAGAGGTGGAAGAGTCGGCGGGAGGGAACGCAGGCGAACCCGTGAACACGATGAAGACTGTCCAGGCCCTTTGGAAAGCGCTGAATGACTCGGATCGGGTGGATCCGGAAGGATTATTGAACCGATTTAATCTGGTGGAGGATGCAGGGGTTCAGCGGTTTTTAGTGGAGCGTGTGCAACAGAACAAAGCGCTGGTGAAACCGCTGCTGGCCTGGCTCAAAGGCTCAACGCAGACAGATTTTGTGAGTCGGGGTGCGGCGAATGCGGTCACGATTCTGGTGAAAGCAGGAGTGCCGTTTACTGGGTGGGATTTAAATAGAATTCGGATACCTGGAGCGGATTTGAGCTATGGGGTATTTGATTCTGCTGAACTGCAAGGGGCAGATTTAAGGAAGGTGAATTTACGCAAAAGTTGGTTACGCCAGGCGAATTTAAGCGAGGCAAAAATGGAAGGGGTGCAGTTTGGTGAATGGCCCTATATCCAAGAAGAGAGCAGAGTATATTCCAGTGTGTATTCACCCGATGGGAAAACCTGTGCCATAGGGCTTGAAAACGGTAAGATTAGCGTGTATGGGACCTCGAATTGGGAAAAACTCCGTACTTTAGAAGGGCATACAAATGGAGTTTATAGCGTAGCGTATTCGCTGAGGGGAGATCAGATAGCGTCGGGGAGTGGAGATAAGACGGTGCGACTGTGGGATATAGAAAGCGGAGAGCAGAAGCAGAAGTTAGAAGGGCATACAGATGTAGTTTGGAGCGTAGCGTATTCGCCGAGAGGAGATCAGTTAGCGTCGGGGAGTTTTGATAATACGGTGCGGCTGTGGGATATAGAAAGCGGAGAGCAGAAGCAGACTTTAGAAGGGCATACAAATAGAGTTTATAGCGTAGCGTATTCGCCGAGAGGAGATCAGGTCGCGTCGGGGGGACGGGACACTACGGTGCGGCTGTGGGATCTAGAAAGCGGAGAGCAGAAGCAGACTTTAGAAGGGCATACACATGGAGTTGTGAGTGTAGCGTATTCGCCGAGAGGAGATCAGGTCGCGTCGGGGAGTTTGGACAATACGGTGCGGCTGTGGGATATAGAAAGCGGAGAGCAGAAGCAGAAGTTAGAAGGGCATACAAATGTAGTTGTGAGCGTAGCGTATTCGCCGAGAGGAGATCAGTTAGTGTCGGGGAGTTCTGACAATACGGTGCGGCTGTGGGATATAGAAAGCGGAGAGCAGAAGCAGAAGTTAGAAGGGCATACACATGCAGTTTTTAGCGTAGCGTATTCGCCGAGAGGAGATCAGGTTGCGTCGGGGAGTTATGACAATACGGTGCGGCTGTGGGATCTAGAAAGCGGAGAGCAGAAGCAGAAGTTAGAAGGGCATACAGATGGAGTTCGGAGCGTAGCGTATTCGCCGAGAGGAGATCAGGTCGCGTCGGGGAGTTGGGACAATACGGTGCGGCTGTGGGATATAGAAAGCGGAGAGCAGAAGCAGAAGTTAGAAGGGCATACAGATAGAGTTTTGAGCATAGCGTATTCGCCGAGAGGAGATCAGGTCGCGTCGGGGGGGTGGGACAATACGGTGCGGCTGTGGGATATAGAAAGCGGAGAGCAGAAGCAGAAGTTAGAAGGGCATACAGATGAAGTTTATAGCGTAGCGTATTCGCCGAGAGGAGATCAGGTCGCGTCGGGGGGACGGGACACTACGGTGCGGCTGTGGGATATAGAAAGCGGAGAGCAGAAGCAGAAGTTAGAAGGGCATACAGATGGAGTTGTGAGCGTAGCGTATTCGCCGAGAGGAGATCAGGTCGCGTCGGGGAGTGAGGATAATACGGTGCGGCTGTGGGATATAGAAAGCGGAGAGCAGAAGCAGAAGTTAGAAGGGCATACAGATGGAGTTTTGAGCGTAGCGTATTCGCCGAGAGGAGATCAGGTCGCGTCGGGGGGGGGGGACACGACGGTGCGGCTGTGGGATATAGAAAGCGGGGAGCAGAAGCAAAATTTAGAAGGGCATACACATGGAGTTTTTAGCGTAGCGTATTCGCCGAGAGGAGATCAGGTAGCGTCGGGGAGTTGGGACAATACGGTGCGGCTGTGGGATCCCCAAACGGGAGAGTGCCAAATACTGATTGAAGATAGTGGACGGATTGCAAGCCTAGCCTGGAAAGAGGCATCGGGTATTCACTATTTAGGGATAGGTAGTCTAGATAACTCAGTTCGGCAATGGGAATTGCGAAAAGAAGAGGGGAAATATAAGGCGTATTTCAGTTGGAGTACGGGTCATAATTTTTTGACAGTGAGAGGAGCGTTAATAGAAGGAGTGGAAGGGTTAAGCGAGAGGAATGAGAAGCTGCTAAAACAGCGAGGTGCGATAGTAGATGAAGATCTGTGGGAAACGAGTTCGGAAGAAGAAAGTGTAGTTGAAAAAATTAATAAGCAGGGGAAGAAAAAGATAGTGTTTAGAGAGCGCCAAATAATGCAACGAACAATTTTAAAGAAAGGATTAAATAAGGCAAGAATGTATGCTAGGTCAGGTGCTGGCTAA